The Aquila chrysaetos chrysaetos chromosome 4, bAquChr1.4, whole genome shotgun sequence genome segment gactttAATTTGGTAGATATTTGGTGGGTCTGGATTTATTTGGGAAATTCTTCCCTTCATACTTGTAACATACCATACCGTGGTAGGTAGGTTAGATTAATTGGTCCATACACCAACTCCCCAGTCTGCATGCCAGTAAATTAAAGTAGTGTTAATACTGTTGTGAGTGATAGTgctttatttcatgtttgtttggtttttttttcccagctgttaGTTACAGTAAATTTGCTGGTTTACTTCTGAATTGATCACATGAActtggaggggggaaaaaggcaaaataattgtTGTACAGGAATACTGGTTTTAGTATTGGTTCTAAGGAAGAATAGATTGGAATAGAAAAAGGCCTTTAAAGGAGAAACCAGAGATCTTGAAACAAGCATTAAAAGGACCATTACCATCACCATTCTAATACTTATATCTCTTTATCTTAGGGAGGTGCTTTATCATTGTATACAGCTCttacaacacaacaaaaattagCAGGTGTTGTAGCCCTCAGCTGTTGGCTTCCTCTACGGGCTTCTTTTCCTCAGGtatttatgtttctttcctAAGCTAATTTGCACTCAGGGAATGAATATATTTGAAGATTGTATCTTGTGCATGAATTAGCGGCCATCGTTATTACCGAATATTGACACTTGTTTCATAGCTCAGAAGGTTTTAAAATAGGGCCCTGGAGTTTTAGAGGTTGGCAAgtagagaaaatgaggaaatactCAGTAGCTATCTCTTCTGCTTAGAATGACGTTCCTAGGAAACTTAAGGGATATGGCAAATTTTCCTTGAAgatgaattttttatttgccatttcttCCATCTGCAAGGCACTATCTTACTAGAGACTAGGTATTTAAACAAAGTATCAGGTTGTTTACTTGGCCTGAACTTAATGTGTTGTCAGGCACAGAGCTTGCTTCATAATGAATTTGCAGACTATatattgtgtttttttccttcagaattcAAGTTATTTGTCATGCCACAGGGCGTAGTGCCATGGGGTTATTTTATCTCGAAGATGTTAGCCTTACCTCCACTTACcgtctttttcttctcttctcccctctaATTCCACCCCTAACAGGGCCCTATCAGTGGTGTCAACAAGGAGATTGCTGTTCTTCAGTGCCATGGAGACTGTGACCCATTGGTTCCTTTAATGTTTGGTTCTCTCACTGTTGAGAAGCTAAAGAGTATGATAAACCCAGCCAACATAACCTTCAGGACTTACTCTGGCATGATGCATAGCTCATGTATTGAGGTAATTTTCTTAATATACAATCTTTTAGCTGGGtatggttaattttttttccctcaaaacaaatatgtattgggtggggttttgggggggttggttgttttttttttgttggttttttttgtttgttttttttttttaataacaggtGCTTGATGcaactgatttattttagtGAGTAACTCAATGCCTGGCTGAAAAAGCATCCAAGGCAAAAGTTTATGTGACTAGTGGGAACTTCCTCATAAGATTGTATTTTTGGGACTAAGCTAGTTGGTCTAtaaaatactgggttttttaatcctaatttttatttgcttgctaaaaaaaaccaaaccactgaATTGGAAGGCAGATTCTCACAGCATAAATCCAACTTGGTATTTTGGAGAGAAGAATCCTGTTAGTGCTACGGATGGAGACATCGAAGGAATAGGGAGGGAGGGTTAACGCTATGGAAGAGGCAGCCTCTGAACCTATATTTATGGTTCTGGCtcagcaggcagctgagctgATGTAATGGCTTGCTGTTGCCAGAAAGAGGTGGACTAGTTCCCTCTGCTCATGACCTTGTGGCCCTGTCTTCCTTCTCGCACCAGCTCTGGAGCTGATCAGAAACTTCTTTGAACCATTTGAACTTGCTAAAATGGCAAAAGCTGCTGGCTTCAGTTCTTGCAGCTGTAGTGAGCTGAAGCATCAACTTACAGAAAGTAAATGGTAGGAACAGGAAACAGAAGAGGAGGCAAAGAACAAATCTGCCATTTGTCAGCAGCAGtaacttttttaatttggattgCTGCATCTTGTGGGAACTGTACCTTTGGACAACCTCTCTGGGACATTTACCAAGTTGTATTGTGTTTAGGCAGTAATAGCACTGAGTTGTCAcacaaatatattaataatgtGCTCTTTCTTACAACATtgacttaatgaaaaaaacttaaaattaaattatttttaacatggatTGGTTTCCCACTCTAGTTTGCTGTATTGCTTTTCCTTAAGGAAGGAAGCATCATGAAGGTGAAACTGAATGGTTAGGAGGACAAGCTGCTGGCTTTTCACACTGCTGCTAACTTGCAAAAGTTTAAAGTATACACAAAGCTATGGCCTTAGCTACAATGAAATCCTATCCATGCTGAGCCTGGTGCTATTCAGATCACTTGATTAATATGTAGTTTGCCTGCTCAacttcagagagagagagagaaaaagtagtctttgattttttttcttgtattttagcCTCTTCTGAGTGCATAGTGCCTTGAAGAGTTATCAGCCTTGACTTGAGTGCAAAGTGGTATGATTTTATCAAGTAACTAATTACTCAGTATTTGTAGCCCAGCTGGTCATTATAACTGAAATGTTGAAACATGATTGAATGTTGAAGTGTATTGAATTGAAGTGTAGTTGAATCTATATTAGTAGGGAACTTCAACTAATACATACTTTTATCTTTAAACAGGAGATGATGGATGTAAAACAGTTCATAGACAAACATCTACCTCCTGTAGACTGAAATGATATGTGAGAAGCCTTCTACATAAATACACCAGCATCAACTGTGGTAGAGTTAATCTTTTCATATGCCTGATAGGAAGCATTACTTCTATACCTGCAGTGTTACTACTGTGTTGCAAATTTATACTTAGGATGAGGATTAAATAATACACATGTACAAgaaactataattttttttagtattaatcATCCACTGGTGGGACTATATGAATGAGGCAGCTAGGTAACAATGACAGAATGTAACCAAAGCATACTGTTTTAAGATGTCTGATTTTCTTTGATTGCagaatttaaaactatttgtacaagtaattaaaaactaaatctaAGCAAGCAACATAAATGTGACCAGTTTAGTTATACCTGAGACATGATTTGTTCTTAATACTTatagaaaacatacaaaaaatttcctttgtgttaCAACAATGTAACATAGTGGGCATATGATGGTAGAATAAATGCTACCAAGGACAAacctttaaatattaaatgttaattGTTACTCCAGATAAGGAGGATTGTTCTCCTATGATGCCTAGAAGTCAGCAAAGGTATTTCTTATATATAAACCACCtcaatttttaactgttttcataCAGGCAGATATTGTGGAAATTCTAAAGGGACTCATGCCTTATTAGACAGTCATTTGTTgcttattgtctttttttttttaactataaacTCACGTCAAATGCTGACTTGGAAAAGAATTCTGAAGTGCATAGGATTAATCtgagtttcatttaaaaattcctgtttcGTACTGAATATCTGTCTTGTGCTTTAGTCTTTGTAGCTTTCATTTGTCCAGAGATGTTGATGTATTTCACGTGAGCAATTCCAGCAtatagttttgatttttctgtctgctttggaGTAACTATAAACAAAGCAGCTGTGTAGTTTTGTGTATTGTTGAAGTCTCATCTGTAACACAGACATTGACTtaatttgaattcttttttaatagaaatataaGTGCAATTGGGATATAACTTACTTAAACTTCACATTGATATCATCTAATACTTTCTTTTATTGCATGTTgagacttgatttttttctgaaaaagaacaaagaattttattttcaaatatatcatTCTGCATTTCCATAGATCAGTATAGCCTAGGAATATGAAGACCTactatgggaaaaaaatctacaagaTACAGAATGTCGCTTCTTTCAGAAGCTTAAAATTCTAGAACTCACTGTGTTACAGAAACTGATGCACACTCAAGAGCTTTTTGCAGTTAAGAGCCATAAAATCCATACTTTACTTCTGGAAACAGCTGTTCTTCTGTAGAGTTCAGAGGCTGTCACCACACTaggaatgtttaaaaaaatgcactacAGTTTTTACTGCGTAATATGCTGCATAACAATGCTCTATTCTATATGTTTGCAAGCAAAGAATATTCCTATTTTGGATGCATCTGTCGTGTCAGCACTGTGCTTCATACCTGCATTTAAGGTACATTCTCCTCTCCCAGCTTAATCAAGTGGTCCTCTTACAGTATATATGGATTTATGTCCAAGGCATCTGCCAATACAAATGCATAAATAGGGAATTATGCCTTTATATCCTTTCTTTAACACAGCTGCTGCCAGAAATCTGACTTGTTCACCTAGTGTGAGTTCTCAGTTtacagtactttttttcatatgtatCCCACTTCATTTTTaggaagctgtttttcttttctaatccAGTTTCTCTGGATTATTAAACATCTCTTAATATGTAAATTGAAAAGgagtttttttctaaatggtaTTGAAACACTTTTAGATATTCCATCTGTGTGGTTGAGAGGGCATGTCTATTAACTTTGAAGTTTAATTAGTCTTTTCCCTCAGTCACTCTGTTCTATAGATCTGCCAATTTGTCTTTCAGTTAATTTAGTTCACAGAAGGAACCATAATATTCTTATTGTAGTTGTGCCAAAGTTCTTTTGAGAAAACAGTGTGTCCTAGCTTGGAGTCATTCCCAAATTGCATTAGCTAATTTTGCAGTCCTGCTGAATTGCAAACTTGGTAAGCAAACTATATGTTATTTCTGCTAGTTTTTAGACTTATCCTCATTCCGCTGTTGTCTAAATAATTCCCTGAATATTGGCATGCTTCCAAAGTTCTTGCACAAGcttctaatttttcctttgttattttcttgttctgtttgtaAATTGTTTGATAATGCTGTTCAGCTGTCTTGTTCAACTTCTAATTGACTGTGTCCTCATTTCAcatattctttcttctgttagaatgagtttaaaaaaatatttctacgATGTTAAGATGAGATCAGTCCTAGCTTTATTCTGTGTTAGCTTCATAACAGTTTCTTCAGTTTGGTGAACTGGGTTCACAGCTTGTGGTCAGTTTCCAGTACTTAAGCGTTTTAATCCAGGCCAGCTTCAACTGCCATCTCCATGAtgctttcagatgtttttctaGAAATGCTTTATGTGCTAAATTTGTTGAAATTTTCAGCTGTCAtaacaagtttttttttcatactgttgttttgctgcttgctttatCTACAAAGAGCTGTGTTACCAAAGTAAACGTAAGTGAATGTTGTGACTTACTCTGAATTTCTGCATTCTAGGAAGAATTCCCctcaagtgttttttttttttttgcaggagtGTATGTGTATGTTGTAGTTGGGGGTTGTTAAAGAGCCCAGAAGCTAGAGCAAACTTCAAGGTTGTATCCTGTTTCTTCCCATATTACAGTGTGTATCTTGAGCTCCTGTCTTCTGTAACTTCCCAGCTGGTTGGAAAGCTGTGTGTATGATCTCGTAGCTGAACTTCTTCACTACCTGAAGTGATTTTGTGCTGGGATTGTTGTTAtaaatgcttgtatttttagGCTGAATGATAGCTCGGTCTGGTGTGGGGGTTTTCAAAATTCTCTATTACAATGGAGAAGTTGGACTATCAGTGTTCTAAATGTGAATGTCCTAGCCTCATAAACTACAATTTGAAACTGTCCaataataaagtttattttttgtaatgttaACTTTCCCCAAAAGGAGATGATGTCTGTCAAACCTGCGAAAGCATTGATACGAAAATACTGTGCTTGCAGATCAGTTTGTTTCAGTGGGTATCTAAGTCCctaatgtgtttttaatttcaaaatggtACTTCAATTTGACTGCAGTTTTGTGCAGTCTGACTTGTTGGAATATGTTGCcgactttttaaaaaacatgttgaCTTATGTATTATAAGCCAAATCTTCCAGCCACTCTTGAGGTAAACCTGTACTGGGGTCTGTACTGAGGTGAGGGCTGTATGATTTGGTCTCTTCCTCCTATCTTGTATAATTACAACACAGTAGATTGGTGAAAGTACTGTACACTGTAACTGGTATTAGAACTAATTAAAACATGTTCTCTCTAATGGAGTATACTGCACTTCATTGAAATCGTTAGGATGCATCTTTTATGTAGAGGTACTATTTGCGTTGATGGACATGACTGAGAACAAGCTGTGTAAGAAGTTAATGAAGCCATATGTACAAGGCCTGTGTATCTtaaattttataaagaaatactgaatggTTACTCTTTTGTGTTATGAAGTATAAGccatttatatttaatataaacatCTAAGATGTAATTTACTTAGTTTACTCATTTTATTTATGATAAGAAATCTTaactttggaaattatttctgtagtaGGGAAAATGTAAAATCTTTTCGTTTTTATCATtgtgaaataaatttcaatCAGTGCTTGGGCAAGTACTAAAGACTTTTTCCATACTTACCTGAAAGAAGTTAAGCTTTCGTGTGCTGTGAAACAGGCATTTCAGAGGCTTCTTGCAAATATATTGCATCGTAATGTATGCATGATGGTATAATACAGAAGAACGATGATTTGTagttactgaaaagaaaaggaaaaaatatcacttGCCCAGTTACATTTTTCTACCTCATTGAGAGAATGCTAAgtgtgatttgatttttttcatattctgggttaattttattttaccttgttttcttGGAATTTGCAGTAATTTTGAAAGGtggaggaaattaaaataatttctagtaaTGTTATTCTAGGCCAGTAAAGAGCCAAAGTCTTCTCACTGTGTATTGCTACACCTTTCTCTGGGGGTTCTGTGGTGTTGGGGAGCCTTTGAAGTTATATTAGGTTTGGCATACATACCACTTAACATACTTGttaaagaaacagttttcaggTCAGGGGTTACATGTGCTCTTTAGGTTGACTGTAATACTTGAGGCTGACCAGTGGTATACTTAGTGTGGGGCCCTCTAGAGAAAACTTGAGATTATCTGGGAAGGGATGCTGAAGAAACTTGAGAGGGATTGGGGTGTACATGTAGTAAAGGCAGGCTTTCCCCCTCAAGCAGTTTAAAGCAACTAAAAGGCCATTTGGCTCCATAGACTGTGATGTCTAAAAGTCAGGGTGAAGTACAGTTAGGAGGTTGATGATGCCATGGTTtatccccagccagcaactaagccccacacaggcgctcactcactcccctcacagtgggatgggggagagaattggaagggtaaaagcgagaaaactcgtgggctgagataaagacagtttaatatgtaaagcaaaagccacgcacgcaagcaaagcaaaacaaggaattcattcaccacttcccatgggcaggcaggtgttcagccatctccgggaaagcagggctccatcacgcctaacggtgacttgggaagacaaacaccatcactctgaatgtcccccccattcctccttcttcccagctttatatgctgagcatgacatcctatggtctggaatacccctttggtcagttggggtcggctgtcccagctgtgtcccctcccaaccccttgtgccccccccagcctcctcgctggtggggtggggtgagaagcagaaaaggccttgacgctgtgtaagcactgctcagcagtaacatcCCTGAactatcaacactgttttcagcacaaatccaaaacatagccccatactagctactgtgaagaaaattaactctaccccagccaaaaccagcacacatgAATGTGTGGAAATGCATGTCGGCTGCAGTGCTGTATGTGAATATATTGTGGCAATTTAAGGATATAAGAATAGTTAGTAACAATAAAGATGCAATACTAACTATACAGAgtaattt includes the following:
- the LYPLA1 gene encoding acyl-protein thioesterase 1 isoform X2 — its product is MVRSACRPVMPVSLNMNMAMPSWFDIIGLSPDSQEDEVGIKQAAENVKALIDQEVKNGIPSNRIILGGFSQGGALSLYTALTTQQKLAGVVALSCWLPLRASFPQGPISGVNKEIAVLQCHGDCDPLVPLMFGSLTVEKLKSMINPANITFRTYSGMMHSSCIEEMMDVKQFIDKHLPPVD